The DNA region TGAAGAACCGGTTCAGCAGGGTCACCACGTCCGCGGCGGCTCGCGTCGTGACCAGCGTGGTGGAGCCGGTGATGTCGACGAAAAGCACGGCGGCATGGCGCTCTTCGCCGCTGGGGTTGATTCCCCTGGATTCGGCGGCGCGCGCGACCGCGTGCCCCACATGCCGGCCGAACAGATCGCGTACGCGTTCCCGCTCCCGCAGGCCCGTGACCATCGAGTTGAAGCCGCGTTGCAACTGACCGAGCTCGGTGCCGTCGAACACCACGAGGTTGGTGTCCAGGTTGCCCTCTTCCACCCGTCGGAGCGCGGCCCGGACCACCCGGATCGGCGTGGCGGTGATCCAGGCTGCCACCCACATCAGGCTGAATCCGAAGACCAGGGTCGCCGCCGAGGAAATGAGCACCGCGACTGCGAACTGGGTCTGGGTGAGATTGCGCAACAGCAGGACGAACAACGCGATGAGTCCGATGCCGACCACCGGAACCCCGGCGCCGACCATCCACACCGTCATGATGCGGCCCATGATTCCGGGCGCCAGCCGCCGGGGTGGGTCACCGGCCTCGAGAGCCTGCGCCGCCACCGGTCGCAGCGCGAACTCGGTGAACAGGTAGGCAAACGTCGCGACCATGACACCGCAGATTCCGACCGCGATGAGGAACCTCGGGATAAACAGGGGGTCGTAGATCCCGTAGAGCACGGCCAGGATGACGGTGCCCAGTCCCCACAGGATGAGATGGGCGATCGCCACCCGCCACGGCGCCACGAACGTCTGGCGCAGGTTGTCCTTGGTGGGGGCGTCGTCCTCGATGGCCCAGCGCAGGGCGTTGACCGTGCTGTGGGTGATCCACACCGTGCCGATGCCC from Mycolicibacterium sp. MU0053 includes:
- a CDS encoding adenylate/guanylate cyclase domain-containing protein produces the protein MKANATLAQRLGRFLERLTQTSGRLPETSSYGSWLLGDVAEGPKRRRIRIQLILTVFILVTNLVGMIVSIVLVTVAFPDPSVFDDAPGWLTYGVAPAYLTVALGIGTVWITHSTVNALRWAIEDDAPTKDNLRQTFVAPWRVAIAHLILWGLGTVILAVLYGIYDPLFIPRFLIAVGICGVMVATFAYLFTEFALRPVAAQALEAGDPPRRLAPGIMGRIMTVWMVGAGVPVVGIGLIALFVLLLRNLTQTQFAVAVLISSAATLVFGFSLMWVAAWITATPIRVVRAALRRVEEGNLDTNLVVFDGTELGQLQRGFNSMVTGLRERERVRDLFGRHVGHAVARAAESRGINPSGEERHAAVLFVDITGSTTLVTTRAAADVVTLLNRFFTVVVEEVNEHDGLLNKFEGDGCLAVFGAPNDLESPEDAALATARGIAARLRVEVPEIQAGIGVAAGTVVAGNVGAHDRFEYTVIGAPVNEAARLCELAKTTPGHLLASSDTIRGATETERALWTFGDTVTLRGYEIPTQLAFPR